The following coding sequences are from one Carassius auratus strain Wakin chromosome 47, ASM336829v1, whole genome shotgun sequence window:
- the slc6a6b gene encoding solute carrier family 6 member 6b isoform X2 yields MAQKEKLQCLKDFHKDILKPSPGKSPGTRPEDEAEGKHPQREKWASKLDFLLSVAGGFVGLGNVWRFPYLCYKNGGGAFLIPYFIFLFGGGLPVFFLEVALGQFTSEGGITCWEKLCPIFTGIGYASIVIVSLLNIYYIVILAWGLYYLFQCFQPELPWASCNNKWNTENCVEDTLRKNKTLWLAADAANFTSPVTEFWERNVLSISDGIEQVGHIKWDLALCLLAMWVICFFCIWKGVKSTGKVVYVTATFPFVMLIVLLVRGVTLPGAAEGIKFYLYPNVTRLGDPEVWIDAGTQIFFSYAICLGAMTSLGSYNKYKYNCYRDCLLLGGLNSATSFVSGFAIFSVLGFMAQEQGVDIADVAESGPGLAFIAYPKAVSMMPLPTFWAILFFIMLLLLGLDSQFVEVEGQITSLVDLYPSFLRKGYRREIFIAIVCFVSYLLGLTMVTEGGMYVFQLFDYYAASGVCLLWVAFFECIAVAWVYGADNFYDAIEEMIGYRPNPWMKWSWTVITPFLCVGCFVFSLVKYTPLRYNKVYEYPDWSVGVGWTLALTSMICIPMVVVIKIIQSDGPLIERIKAVAAPVKGGASSCPQEYQPKCNELAKPLDPNWNGGLMKPTHTIVETMM; encoded by the exons ATGGCCCAGAAGGAGAAACTTCAGTGTCTAAAGGACTTCCACAAGGACATTCTGAAACCCTCCCCAGGAAAGAGCCCAGGCACAAGGCCAGAGGATGAAGCAGAGGGAAAACATCCCCAAAGGGAAAAGTGGGCTAGCAAGCTTGACTTTCTTCTATCAGTCGCCGGGGGCTTTGTTGGTTTGGGCAACGTTTGGCGGTTCCCGTACCTCTGCTACAAGAATGGCGGAG GTGCTTTTCTCATCCCGTACTTCATTTTCCTGTTTGGCGGAGGACTGCCTGTATTCTTCCTGGAGGTGGCGCTTGGTCAGTTCACCTCTGAGGGAGGAATCACCTGCTGGGAGAAACTTTGCCCCATTTTTACAG GTATCGGCTATGCATCCATAGTGATTGTGTCTCTGCTGAACATCTACTACATTGTGATTCTGGCCTGGGGCTTGTACTACCTGTTCCAGTGCTTTCAGCCAGAGCTTCCCTGGGCAAGCTGCAACAACAAATGGAACACAGAAAATTGTGTGGAGGATACCCTCCGCAAGAACAAGACACTCTGGTTGGCTGCGGACGCTGCTAACTTCACTTCCCCCGTCACTGAGTTCTGGGA GCGAAATGTCCTCAGCATCTCAGATGGTATCGAGCAGGTGGGTCATATTAAATGGGACCTGGCTCTGTGTCTGCTCGCTATGTGGGTCATCTGTTTCTTCTGCATCTGGAAGGGTGTCAAGTCCACTGGGAAG GTTGTGTACGTCACAGCAACATTTCCATTTGTCATGTTAATTGTCCTGCTTGTACGGGGTGTCACTCTTCCTGGGGCAGCCGAGGGCATCAAATTTTATCTGTACCCAAATGTGACTCGTCTTGGAGACCCAGAG GTGTGGATCGATGCAGGGACACAGATTTTCTTCTCTTATGCCATCTGTCTTGGAGCCATGACGTCACTGGGAAGCTACAACAAGTACAAATACAACTGCTACAG GGACTGTTTGCTGCTGGGAGGCCTGAACAGCGCTACAAGTTTTGTGTCTGGCTTCGCAATATTTTCCGTCCTGGGCTTCATGGCACAAGAGCAAGGGGTGGACATAGCCGATGTGGCAGAGTCAG GTCCTGGTTTGGCCTTTATTGCTTACCCTAAAGCTGTGAGTATGATGCCACTTCCAACATTTTGGGCAATTCTTTTCTTCATCATGCTTCTGCTGTTGGGCCTCGACAGTCAG TTTGTTGAAGTGGAAGGGCAGATCACCTCCCTAGTGGATCTGTATCCATCCTTCCTAAGGAAGGGTTATCGGCGTGAAATCTTCATTGCTATAGTCTGTTTTGTGAGCTACCTGTTGGGACTTACCATGGTCACCGAG GGTGGCATGTACGTGTTTCAACTCTTTGACTACTATGCAGCCAGTGGCGTGTGCCTTTTATGGGTTGCATTCTTTGAATGTATTGCTGTTGCCTGGGTTTATG GCGCTGATAATTTCTATGATGCGATTGAAGAGATGATTGGTTACAGACCAAACCCCTGGATGAAGTGGAGTTGGACTGTAATCACACCTTTTCTGTGTGTG GGATGCTTTGTCTTCTCATTGGTCAAGTACACACCCTTGAGATACAACAAAGTCTACGAGTACCCGGACTGGTCCGTTGGAGTCGGCTGGACCCTTGCCCTCACGTCCATGATCTGCATACCAATGGTGGTTGTGATCAAAATCATTCAATCAGATGGACCCCTTATAGAG CGGATCAAAGCGGTGGCGGCACCTGTGAAGGGAGGAGCCAGTTCTTGCCCTCAGGAGTACCAGCCCAAATGCAACGAGCTGGCGAAGCCGCTGGACCCCAACTGGAACGGAGGCTTGATGAAGCCCACCCACACCATCGTAGAAACTATGATGTGA
- the slc6a6b gene encoding solute carrier family 6 member 6b isoform X1 has protein sequence MKEIMAQKEKLQCLKDFHKDILKPSPGKSPGTRPEDEAEGKHPQREKWASKLDFLLSVAGGFVGLGNVWRFPYLCYKNGGGAFLIPYFIFLFGGGLPVFFLEVALGQFTSEGGITCWEKLCPIFTGIGYASIVIVSLLNIYYIVILAWGLYYLFQCFQPELPWASCNNKWNTENCVEDTLRKNKTLWLAADAANFTSPVTEFWERNVLSISDGIEQVGHIKWDLALCLLAMWVICFFCIWKGVKSTGKVVYVTATFPFVMLIVLLVRGVTLPGAAEGIKFYLYPNVTRLGDPEVWIDAGTQIFFSYAICLGAMTSLGSYNKYKYNCYRDCLLLGGLNSATSFVSGFAIFSVLGFMAQEQGVDIADVAESGPGLAFIAYPKAVSMMPLPTFWAILFFIMLLLLGLDSQFVEVEGQITSLVDLYPSFLRKGYRREIFIAIVCFVSYLLGLTMVTEGGMYVFQLFDYYAASGVCLLWVAFFECIAVAWVYGADNFYDAIEEMIGYRPNPWMKWSWTVITPFLCVGCFVFSLVKYTPLRYNKVYEYPDWSVGVGWTLALTSMICIPMVVVIKIIQSDGPLIERIKAVAAPVKGGASSCPQEYQPKCNELAKPLDPNWNGGLMKPTHTIVETMM, from the exons CATGGCCCAGAAGGAGAAACTTCAGTGTCTAAAGGACTTCCACAAGGACATTCTGAAACCCTCCCCAGGAAAGAGCCCAGGCACAAGGCCAGAGGATGAAGCAGAGGGAAAACATCCCCAAAGGGAAAAGTGGGCTAGCAAGCTTGACTTTCTTCTATCAGTCGCCGGGGGCTTTGTTGGTTTGGGCAACGTTTGGCGGTTCCCGTACCTCTGCTACAAGAATGGCGGAG GTGCTTTTCTCATCCCGTACTTCATTTTCCTGTTTGGCGGAGGACTGCCTGTATTCTTCCTGGAGGTGGCGCTTGGTCAGTTCACCTCTGAGGGAGGAATCACCTGCTGGGAGAAACTTTGCCCCATTTTTACAG GTATCGGCTATGCATCCATAGTGATTGTGTCTCTGCTGAACATCTACTACATTGTGATTCTGGCCTGGGGCTTGTACTACCTGTTCCAGTGCTTTCAGCCAGAGCTTCCCTGGGCAAGCTGCAACAACAAATGGAACACAGAAAATTGTGTGGAGGATACCCTCCGCAAGAACAAGACACTCTGGTTGGCTGCGGACGCTGCTAACTTCACTTCCCCCGTCACTGAGTTCTGGGA GCGAAATGTCCTCAGCATCTCAGATGGTATCGAGCAGGTGGGTCATATTAAATGGGACCTGGCTCTGTGTCTGCTCGCTATGTGGGTCATCTGTTTCTTCTGCATCTGGAAGGGTGTCAAGTCCACTGGGAAG GTTGTGTACGTCACAGCAACATTTCCATTTGTCATGTTAATTGTCCTGCTTGTACGGGGTGTCACTCTTCCTGGGGCAGCCGAGGGCATCAAATTTTATCTGTACCCAAATGTGACTCGTCTTGGAGACCCAGAG GTGTGGATCGATGCAGGGACACAGATTTTCTTCTCTTATGCCATCTGTCTTGGAGCCATGACGTCACTGGGAAGCTACAACAAGTACAAATACAACTGCTACAG GGACTGTTTGCTGCTGGGAGGCCTGAACAGCGCTACAAGTTTTGTGTCTGGCTTCGCAATATTTTCCGTCCTGGGCTTCATGGCACAAGAGCAAGGGGTGGACATAGCCGATGTGGCAGAGTCAG GTCCTGGTTTGGCCTTTATTGCTTACCCTAAAGCTGTGAGTATGATGCCACTTCCAACATTTTGGGCAATTCTTTTCTTCATCATGCTTCTGCTGTTGGGCCTCGACAGTCAG TTTGTTGAAGTGGAAGGGCAGATCACCTCCCTAGTGGATCTGTATCCATCCTTCCTAAGGAAGGGTTATCGGCGTGAAATCTTCATTGCTATAGTCTGTTTTGTGAGCTACCTGTTGGGACTTACCATGGTCACCGAG GGTGGCATGTACGTGTTTCAACTCTTTGACTACTATGCAGCCAGTGGCGTGTGCCTTTTATGGGTTGCATTCTTTGAATGTATTGCTGTTGCCTGGGTTTATG GCGCTGATAATTTCTATGATGCGATTGAAGAGATGATTGGTTACAGACCAAACCCCTGGATGAAGTGGAGTTGGACTGTAATCACACCTTTTCTGTGTGTG GGATGCTTTGTCTTCTCATTGGTCAAGTACACACCCTTGAGATACAACAAAGTCTACGAGTACCCGGACTGGTCCGTTGGAGTCGGCTGGACCCTTGCCCTCACGTCCATGATCTGCATACCAATGGTGGTTGTGATCAAAATCATTCAATCAGATGGACCCCTTATAGAG CGGATCAAAGCGGTGGCGGCACCTGTGAAGGGAGGAGCCAGTTCTTGCCCTCAGGAGTACCAGCCCAAATGCAACGAGCTGGCGAAGCCGCTGGACCCCAACTGGAACGGAGGCTTGATGAAGCCCACCCACACCATCGTAGAAACTATGATGTGA